The window TTTTCCTACAAAGACGACCATCTAAATTCTTACCTAGAGCCTTTTGTTATTAGATGGTTACAAGGGAAcatgtttgtttttattttctgttcaTGTAGttttctaaaaaagaaaaatctgtATCAGGGAGAAGAAACTTTTGCTAGTAAAGGACAAAAGGATTGAAGAGTTGGAGAAGCAGGTAtgcttctttctttttctttttccgtAGCTTTAATCTTctcaataaaagaaaaagaaaaagaaaaagaaaaagaaaaagaaaaagaaaaagaaaaagaagagtaaAGTACTTAATGGTGAGACTTGGTTGCTTATGTACATGCAGTTGCAAAGCTTGATGGCATGCCTTGAAACTCAGAATTCAGAGCAACATTCAGCTACTTATGATGAGCCAACTGATAGCAACACTGAGGCAGTAGTTGCAGAGACGTCTTGTGAAGGTGGCAGCAGAGGGACTAAAAAGGCGAATAGTCgaagaaaaaagaagtgatGAAATGGAGGCGGCTTCTTGTTCTGTTCAAGAGAAATCATTTTTGTGCACATAACTAAgtcctactccctccgtccacgaataagagtcccgtttttccattttggtccgtccacgaataagagtcccggttcataattaccataaatggtaaagagacttcacattccactaactcattccactcacatatcatttaaaactaatatatacaagtgggacctctattcaactaactttcttcacccacttttcttaacatttcttaaaacctgtgccatTTAGAATTGGGACTCTTAATcatagacggagggagtatttattatatagtGAATATAGGCGAGACAAATAGTCCACAAACATTGCATTGGGGATGGATGTATTCATGCGCGGCTGACTTTGTTAAATACTAGTTGTATGTTGATAAATTCTAATAATAAGTGATGTGTTAACTAGTTGTATCTTGATAATTTCTGGAGTAATAAAAAGGGATgtgtaagagcatccgcaaagATCAGCCCGTTGGAGATTATCCCATCCCGTGGGAGGAGACGGTGACGGGTTGCCGCCGCGGAGCTCCCATCCCAAGGGCCTGCCTGAGCTGACGGGAGGAGCCCCAATTGGCGGTACACACGCCCCGCCATCTGGCGCTCTCGTGGTCACACCCTTCAAGTGGGCTTTGCTTGTGGCATTtggaaatttgatttttttttaaaaaaagatacaaacagataatgaaaattttccacttatcaaaatattatactctctccgtcccacaaagattgtctcactttgatcggacacgggttttaagaaatgtaatgaaaaatgagttaaaaaagttagtggaatgtgtgtcctacttttagttttataataaagtatgagtaagaatgagttagtggaatagagggtccactactaaaaatggtaaaaagtgaaatgtgataaactttgtgggacagacggaaatggaaaaatgggacaatctttgtgggacggagggagtacttttttattctttctcttccttttttttcaacttCCAGTTCATCACAAATTATCTATGAATGTCTCATTCATCACTCGTTTTCTCGCATAAAAAgaactactctctccgtcccatctAAATGAGACGTATTCTTCTTTGGATGTCCTGGTCTAAATGAGAggcatttccttttttacaataattaaCTTTCTTCTCTCGTatacttttatctttttatctcttctactttactctcttttttactttattctactTTACAGTCTCTTTATTATTCgtactttattatttcccCTATTTTAATACTCGCTCTGTCGCACtctaagtgacacattttattttttgggatgttcactttaaatgacatatttctagaaatggaaacatcactctcttttctttttccccttgtcttactttattctcgtcacttaactcacaaaataacactatataaaattctgTGCAGGAAAGAGGATTGCTCCACATAGAGTGAGACGAGGGGAATATtactacaaattaaatcattgtACACCGCTACCTTAATTCTTGTACCAAATAGAAATGTCTTACTTAGGCTGACACAAAATGATtatatcttaaaaatattcatttgcATTCTCAATTCAAGTAAGGCTAATAGGCTGATTGCGCAAACATAGTGAGAACAACATCAGTTACGACAACCATACCGCCACAAACCTGATGTTGCATCCATTGTGATCGGGAAGAAGCCACCCAAAGGCTCATTTGGGATTATTTTTGCGTGCAACCAAGGTGGGGAGAGGAATACTCCCGACGTTGTTTCGGCATGTGCCAAGACTTACTAATCGCAAATACATTGGCAGCTCGTGACAAGTTCTTCCAAGAACATGCCGGCTGCACCGGTCGGCTGAGTCTTAGTACACTGCAAGTGTACGTCTGCAATATGACAGTTTGCTATTAGGCAAACGTCGGATCTGATCCACGATTACTTACATGTTGTGGAAACCATTGGCCGCGAGGAATACCTTCAGATACCCACCACCTACGATTGCTCTTCACGAAGGACGTAAGGACTTCCCCAGGATGCTTGGAAGCATTAACTGCATGCACtggcaatggaagaattgccccCGCAGCATGGGGGCGTACATAAGCGACCACAAAGGCACCCACATTGTGTAGAGGCGGTTGGCGACTATCGCCTATGAATTTGACATGTGTATTTTAGAGTACCCGGATAGCAATGTACTGAACAAATCTGATATCTTCAACTAGGTTTTAGATGGTAGAGCACTGATAATAGCCTTCACGTCTAACGACCGACAATACAACATGAGGTACTATCTCCTCGATGGTATCTATCTGAAATGGCccaaccttcgtgaagacgCTCAACATGCCGCAAGACACTAAACAAATTCTTTTTGCGTAGCGGCAAGAGGCTGCTCGAAAATATGTGGAAAGAGTGTCCGAGGTTCTTCAAGTACGGTTCATGATTGTCAATGCTGTATGTGGTATATGCAAAACCTCGCTTACATCATTTTTGCGTGTGTTATCATAAACAACATGATAATTGAATACGAAGGGCCGGCTGTGGCAAATTAGTTCGACGATAATACCCCCGTCAGCTCCACCGTAAGCAGTCCCCGATGCTAGGGTGCGCCGACAGCATTCCGCGAGCACATACATTGTCGGGCATTGGCGCACGATGCTATCGCCCACAGCCAACTCCAAGAAAATTTAATCTATCACATTTGAGCGAGATTTGGCAACGAGTAGTCGAAACCTTTTGTTATAATATTATGCATATTATCGTGtataataaatcataattttaggatttcaattattgaattttgatttgatcaatgaaatatcatttttatgagTTACCCCAGACGGTGTCATTTTCGAGCAGCCTCTTGGTCTAGTCTCTCTGCAACCAATTGACACAACCACCAACAACACAATAAGCAATAGAACACAGCAATGAAACAAGACAATCACCAAAGTAGATTAATAATGAGATCTTAAGAACAATGCGATAAGTACAAGTAAATGACAAAGGAATGAACACGACAAAGAGAACGATAGAATGCTATGGATCCCGGATCCTCAGTCCAATGAACAATCACACAACTAACATGCCGAATGAGAGAGTGGTCCCCCCTTAAATACATCCCACACCTGCTTCAGATGTAATCCTCTGCTACGCACTCCAATCCAGTGCTCCTTCGCTCACACATTTCCCGTACTACCTCTTCTTGTGTCAGTTCGGATGATACACGTGGCCCTTATTCCTATCCGCACATGATCCTTATTCCTCGAAAATAGCGGCAAGAGGCTGTTTCGAAAATAGCGGCAAGAGGCTGCCCGACCTTTGATTTGATCAatgaaatatcatttttatgatttaattccAGCAGTATCTTGGTCTAGTCTCTCTGCAACCATTGACAGGTGGTGTAAACCATAGTTGGAAATAATAGCTTCAGAGATTAGCCATATCATTCACAAACCCATAGAGCTATGAAATTTTCAGATTACATAAATTACAAATCTTAAGATTTTGGATGCCAACTCACCCCCTCCCCCTTCCACGCATTGtaagtaaatatttaatatctaCATTTTAtccatgaaaataaattaattttgtccCAAATGGAAGTTCGAAAAAGTGTACCAAGACAAACTGGACAATTAGGCAGCTCTGTAGAGCTTGCCGAGGAAGGCTGTGAGTGTTCAATTGACCCAGTATATTGCATATCTACAGTGAAGAACATGCGGCACGTTTCCTCCTGCATACAAGGAGATAAAGAGTTTAAGGGTATAGAGCACGGTACAGGAATATACAtccagagagagagagagagatatcacCTCAAGTGATGAAAAACACTTTCCATTGTACAGCTTGTAAACATAATCTGCATTTTTTTGATCATCAAGCCTGATTAACACACTGTAGCGATCTTCCAATCCTTCAGTCCTGCATTACCCCAGACAGACTAGATCATCAGTGGAAAGCATAAGGTGAAATCCTTCcctacaacaacaaaaattctGCCATGATATTCACCAACCAACCTCACAATTCGCATTTCCAACATGTTCTGAATAAATGGACCACAGAACTGACAGAAATCTGCATAAGTAGTATGATTGGGGACNNNNNNNNNNNNNNNNNNNNNNNNNNNNNNNNNNNNNNNNNNNNNNNNNNNNNNNNNNNNNNNNNNNNNNNNNNNNNNNNNNNNNNNNNNNNNNNNNNNNATATTTATATATTGGATGAAGATTataatcatattcatatttatgcAATTACACACATGGACATAGTGCAAAATAGTTAGTTTTACAATTAACTGAttctattctatttatttgttttattttcaaaagaaatattcttacaattttttaaaatttgaattttattagttCATTCATTAATTGGATTATGCGCACGACAATGCTACACAATATCAAATCCCATCAATCCTTGACATGAACAGTGATAAAGAGTACATGCGCCACTGCATATTCTAATTGATATGAccaaaatacccttttaggGCTAAAGGGTCATTTAGTCAGAAAAAACAAGATACGTGATTATGTTTAAGGTTAGAGACATTcggagatatttttttttctaatggACCTGCAGTGCCACAACTGGAAAAACTGGAAAGGTTAGGAATTTTTgatgtagttcactcaaaagaaaataaatattgaagtaTTAGGATATACAAATCCGATATAAACATGATAAATCTCGAAAAGCACTATAAGATTAATATTGACCgtacaaattttatactaataattattaaaacaaataaaatgactaGTAAACGCTATATACGCGTATTTCTTCGCATGTTCTAATTAACTTAActtctaaataaattaattaatgttattataattttttattaaatttaattaacatgAATATTCggtgtttttaaaaaaagatgagataaaATAGGATTGAGAATATGTAGGGGGTGTTCGCTTTGCAAGGTTGTAtcccaaattaaattagtaatgtattgttggggtttggtgccccttgcacagcgaaAGTCATGcattcacaaataaatcacacatATGGATCTATTTGACATATTATGGGATCAATTTATCACAtgttaaataatcaattgcatgctagaacacatataattcacaaataaggaatcaaaaccctaattcatgaatttctacggtttagaaaTACCGATCTGATTCCCCAAAGAATCGTggattgcttgcgccttctccacatgATGCTCTTCGTACTCAACCACGAACcttctaatctgtatcccAAACTCAGAATCTGACCTTTGGGTGAGCAAAGCTTGTCAAAATCAAAAGGACTTAATTAGAGAAGAAAACTGAATTAGAGAAGAAGACTGAATTTTCAGTTCCGTGAGAACTGAGAAAATTTCGTCCAGTCAGAGAGAGGAACGATTTTtcactaaaaattaattattcaatctcctttctaactaattaaattgagcttcaatttaatacaagtccaacagaatattattatcagccAGACAGccactacaataaaataatattgactgcccgaccaatcccaaattacgagtaatccgggctttacctctttaatttattatttctcatgtttaagatataaatatccattaattaatttaagagtaaaagtcaaaattggtcctgaacataactatttttataatgaaatatcatttttataatttaaatataatgtttaattttaaatagatttattgctaaaaaataaaataaaaacgaaaTAAAGTAGTGGGACCATGGACAGTGATGAGAATGGATGGTTAAGGGATAAATGGTTGCATGTGTTGTCTCTTAAATAAAGgatgatataaaaaatggtgCGAGGCTcgtgaatagttaagggataaCGATTGTGGATGTTGTAAAcacttatttgatttttaactaATTCCAAgtatgatactccctccgtctcatgataagtgaaacatttttttgggaacgagatttaaggaattgatatttaagagcactcccaatggttcGGCGATAACactcggcgatttttcgccgaaaATCGCTGAGTTATCACCGGCCGTTGGGTGTGtttcggcgataattcggcgattaACGCCAACTCCCGATTCATCGccgatttatcgccgaattatcggcGCCCACTGTAGGCGCgattcggcgatttttcggctttttttttttttttttttttttttttttgagttagggaaaaataagggagaaaccattggagcagttggctaaaagttggctaaaaattGAGGATAatttttggtgctgatgtggcgctgatgtggtaggagttagggagaaatacaggagtttttagggagagcattgggagtgctctaaagagttaaaatagagagagtaaGTATGAGAGATAGAAAAGTATAGAactaaagagagaataaagtaagtggaaaataaagtaagacaaatgattttttgctaaaaaaagaaatgactcacttatagtgggacattCCAAAGAGGAATATGActcgcttatcttgggacggaaggagtatagattacactccctccgtcaacCAATAGTTGGTTTGCTTTGACTGTGCAcgaattttgagaaatgtaataaaaaattaaaggatAAATATAGCAGAAAGTGGATccaacttttatatattactccctccgtccaacattaggagtcccagttgagttggatgcatgttttaagaaatatttgagtgtgtaataattggagtgtgtgataatggaatgtgagacccatttgcattattatttgctttattctttggaTGTGTTTTTACTTGTGCTTTatagtgttttattttataatatttttatttcactttttatggaaatatctaaccgggactcctaatgccggatggatgaaaatggtcaattgagactcctaatgccggacgaagggagtagtttgataataaaatgagagtgaGATAAATTTAATGGAATTTGGATTCCATCACCAAATgtactaaaaaaacaaatgagacATATATTGGTGGACatacgaaaatgaaaaaatgagacactTATTGACGGACTAAGGAGTAGAAGTAAATtctaatatgaaataaatacgTTTGATTATAATCGAATTGAGCAAACCTATCGCATTCCATTTCTTGCACCCCAAAGTCCTTGCTGAAACTACGACAACGCCAATCTCTACAAGCAACATGGATATGAACGATACTTCAAGCCCGAAACCTTGCATTTGCAACTAAAGGCCCAAGCGCTAGATCATTAAGCCTACATGATTTTAATCATCCTTATctataaattatgatttaatttattagtccGTACATCGTACGagtgtgatactagttataataaattaacagagaaaaaaaataaagtaggagagagaaacgAGTTAATATTATCAGAAAGAATACTTGTAAGTGTTATTAGCGTATAATATCACacaacttttaaatattttgatttttctaacGATCTTCAAACTTGACAAAATAGTATATGAACTTTAACTAATGTGTCAATTTTCCACTTTAAAGTTAAACCCTAAA is drawn from Salvia hispanica cultivar TCC Black 2014 chromosome 6, UniMelb_Shisp_WGS_1.0, whole genome shotgun sequence and contains these coding sequences:
- the LOC125196605 gene encoding BRAP2 RING ZnF UBP domain-containing protein 2-like, whose product is MLEMRIVRTEGLEDRYSVLIRLDDQKNADYVYKLYNGKCFSSLEEETCRMFFTVDMQYTGSIEHSQPSSASSTELPNCPVCLERLDQDTAGIKS